One Drosophila willistoni isolate 14030-0811.24 chromosome 2R unlocalized genomic scaffold, UCI_dwil_1.1 Seg167, whole genome shotgun sequence DNA segment encodes these proteins:
- the LOC6642081 gene encoding gamma-tubulin complex component 4 homolog, whose product MIQDILLSCLNQSRNGAAIKKFLESDAVENFIHPCERGILTEILNIINYVHEVVVFTNSFGLAGKKKAQMATGEKADSIYGFYLVQFAQGVESGLEDYYKEIIRLESLCSQNEVTSLLYVHNALQIQLPVIMHLRKLVREVKMQKLHGCALLHSLHQQSDHGDPNLQRLMTKLLKPVKSAFFSHLAHWVLFGVLDDAHSEFFIKFVPYGEDDGSQSSVQTVSSDTTLLNVDIMRNPEDYIWQYEINMKQLPGFISILIAEKVLFVGQTVLLFKINQTSGKKHSRDFDETCSDDLGDLWNGKEQFFYNMIESLNEYDQINVSHIERVIVEIKKYVSTRLSEIAIKQTDLVRQMSLIKDFYLLGRGEFYMEFFHQLKRIEAESEITARSYTKAFECAAVAMSISEDLENFTLRVERSHTDLDETCDFDILRNVHLQYICKFPLNLLFCPKVILRYNKIFRFLLVIRKLQKTLQDVWANQTWSAKTTSGSVNVKIMNFRNHLLFFLDNIQFYIQVDVLESQFSIIMKVIKSGADFEEIQRAHSVFLANVLSQCFLLSDANASEMNITETVCKTQNPIYGTILALLNLCEKFGNLSTSSDSSDDLLENVDQLEERFNVLIASLVQLLVDIKSASILGPLSQLLLRLDYNHWFSSGQNTINSIRS is encoded by the exons ATGATACAGGACATTTTGTTATCGTGTCTAAATCAAAGTCGAAATGGTGCCGCAATTAAAAAGTTTCTT GAATCAGATGCTGTGGAGAATTTTATTCATCCATGCGAGCGCGGTATTCTTACAgagattttaaatataattaactatGTCCACGAAGTGGTGGTATTTACCAATTCATTTGGACTAGCAGGAAAGAAGAAAGCACAGATGGCCACAGGTGAAAAGGCGG attcAATATATGGATTTTATTTGGTGCAGTTCGCCCAAGGCGTTGAAAGTGGACTCGAAGACTACTACAAGGAGATAATACGCCTGGAATCCTTGTGCTCACAGAATGAGGTGACTTCGCTGTTGTATGTTCACAATGCCCTGCAAATACAATTGCCAGTTATAATGCATCTGCGTAAATTGGTACGAGAagtgaaaatgcaaaaattacATGGCTGTGCCCTGCTCCATAGTCTGCATCAGCAGTCGGATCACGGAGATCCCAATCTTCAACGCCTGATGACCAA ACTCTTAAAACCCGTGAAATCTGCATTTTTCTCACATCTAGCACATTGGGTTCTCTTTGGTGTGCTTGATGATGCCCATTCCGAGTTCTTTATCAAGTTTGTGCCTTATGGCGAGGATGATGGCTCACAAAGCTCCGTGCAAACAGTTTCATCAGATACAACTCTCTTG AATGTGGATATCATGCGCAATCCGGAGGATTACATATGGCAATATGAAATCAATATGAAGCAATTACCCGGATTCATATCCATCTTAATTGCCGAGAAAGTATTATTTGTGGGACAAACAGTTCttctatttaaaataaaccaaaCTTCTGGTAAAAAACATTCAAGGGACTTTGATGAGACTTGCAGTGATGATTTAGGTGATCTTTGGAATGGCAAGGAACAGTTTTTCTACAACATGATTGAGAGTCTCAATGAATATGATCAAATTAATGTTTCTCATATCGAGCGTGTCATTGtcgaaataaagaaatatgtTAGTACACGACTTTCGGAAATAGCTATTAAGCAAACCGATTTAGTTCGCCAAATGTCCTTAATTAAGGACTTCTATTTGCTGGGTCGAGGTGAATTCTATATGGAATTTTTCCATCAACTAAAACGTATTGAAGCCGAATCCGAAATAACTGCCAGAAGTTATACTAAAGCTTTTGAG TGCGCCGCAGTTGCTATGAGTATTAGTGAAGATCTGGAAAACTTTACATTAAGAGTGGAGAGAAGTCACACAGATCTCGATGAGACTTGCGATTTTGATATCTTACGAAATGTACATTTGCAATACATTTGTAAATTTCCATTGAATCTCCTGTTCTGTCCCAAAGTCATTCTACGTTATAATAAGATATTTCGATTTTTATTAGTAATACGTAAGCTTCAAAAAACCCTACAAGATGTATGGGCCAATCAGACTTGgtcagcaaaaacaacaagtgGCTCGGTTAATGTAAAAATCATGAATTTCCGTAATCATTTATTATTCTTTCTGGATAATATACAGTTCTACATCCAAGTAGATGTTCTCGAAA GTCAATTTTCCATTATTATGAAGGTGATTAAAAGTGGCGCCGATTTTGAAGAAATTCAGAGGGCACACTCAGTATTTCTTGCCAATGTTCTGTCACAATGTTTTTTGTTATCCGATGCAAACGCTTCGGAAATGAATATCACGGAAACAGTATGTAAAACACAGAATCCAATTTATGGAACTATCTTAGCATTGTTAAATCTCTGTGAAAAATTTGGGAATTTGAGCACCAGTTCAGATTCATCAGATGATTTGCTAGAGAATGTCGATCAACTTGAAGAAAG gTTTAACGTATTGATTGCCAGCCTTGTACAACTTTTGGTTGACATAAAATCAGCATCCATTTTGGGTCCATTGTCGCAGCTGCTATTAAGATTGGATTACAATCATTGGTTTAGTTCTGGACAAAACACAATCAATTCGATCAGATCATAG
- the LOC6642082 gene encoding RNA pseudouridylate synthase domain-containing protein 2, with the protein MDQQQSKLLRHAQTQHGDNSTDIDNIFVNRATNVNKNIQPPDAPSPECVWFHQIDNENGNSPEVTEEEQKTEKQSQLSTCTTTNEGQAAEKRKATTFDEISEAKKIKYESKHPKATRPGFNEDRFEETSYYIENGLRKVYPYFFTFTTFTKGRWVGDKILDVFSREFRAHPAEVYQRSIEAGKLTVNHEIVPADYSLKHNDLLANVVHRHEVPVTAQPIRIIHMDEDIVVVNKPASIPVHPCGRYRHNTVVFILAKEFNLKDLRTIHRLDRLTSGLLLFGRNANKARELEQQIRQRQVQKEYVCLVEGKFPDGIIECNESIEVVSYKIGVCRVSPKGKDCKTTFQRLSNVGDSSLVLCKPLTGRMHQIRVHLQYLGYPIVNDPLYNHEVFGPLKGRGGDFGGRSDEQLISDLISIHNAENWLGIDGDIDTVPLQPISVKDNAIKNGISLNSAPAVNLPEQSVATQTGHDEPDCTFDVSKVTTDPDCHECKLNLRDPVEKDLIMYLHAWKYKGIGWEYETELPAWALKDSASEKLT; encoded by the exons ATGGACCAGCAGCAATCAAAATTGCTGCGACATGCACAGACGCAACACGGCGACAATTCAACAGATATTGACAACATTTTTGTGAATCGTGCCACAAATGTTAATAAGAACATTCAACCACCTGATGCTCCATCCCCGGAATGTGTTTGGTTTCATCAGATTGACAATGAAAATGGCAACAGTCCCGAAGTGACTGAAGAAGAACAGAAGACAGAAAAACAA TCACAATTATCTACTTGCACAACAACAAACGAAGGTCAAGCAGCAGAAAAACGTAAAGCAACAACTTTTGATGAAATATCAGAGGCAAAAAAGATTAAATATGAAAGTAAACATCCCAAGGCAACACGACCTGGATTTAATGAGGATAGATTTGAGGAGACTTCCTACTACATTGAAAATG GCCTTAGAAAGGTTTATCCCTATTTCTTTACATTCACGACATTTACCAAAGGACGTTGGGTTGGCGATAAAATCTTAGATGTATTTTCTCGTGAATTTCGGGCACATCCTGCCGAAGTTTATCAACGGAGTATAGAAGCCGGTAAACTGACGGTTAACCATGAAATAGTTCCTGCAGACTATAGTCTTAAGCATAATGATCTGCTGGCAAATGTTGTGCATAG ACATGAAGTGCCAGTTACAGCGCAGCCTATTCGAATAATTCATATGGATGAGGACATTGTGGTTGTTAATAAACCTGCTTCAATACCA GTTCATCCGTGTGGTCGTTATAGACATAATACTGTTGTCTTTATACTTGCCAAGGAGTTTAATCTAAAGGATTTAAGGACAATACACCGACTTGATCGTCTAACATCTGGTTTACTTCTATTTGGACGTAATGCCAATAAAGCCAGAGAACTGGAGCAACAAATACGTCAACGGCAAGTGCAAAAGGAATATGTTTGTCTTGTGGAGGGAAAGTTTCCAGA TGGCATAATTGAATGCAATGAGTCCATTGAGGTTGTTAGCTATAAAATTGGAGTTTGCCGGGTCTCGCCCAAAGGAAAGGACTGTAAAACGACATTTCAGAGACTTTCCAATGTTGGTGACTCTAGTCTAGTCCTTTGCAAACCTCTCACTGGTCGTATGCATCAGATACGAGTACATTTGCAATATTTGG GCTATCCAATTGTCAATGATCCTTTATACAATCATGAAGTTTTTGGTCCACTCAAAGGACGAGGAGGTGACTTTGGTGGCCGATCGGACGAACAATTGATAAGCGACCTCATTAGTATACATAATGCTGAAAATTGGTTAGGAATCGATGGTGACATTGATACTGTTCCATTACAGCCCATTAGTGTCAAGGATAATGCTATTAAAAATGGTATTTCCTTGAACTCTGCTCCAGCAGTTAATCTGCCAGAA CAAAGTGTTGCCACTCAAACTGGCCATGATGAACCAGACTGTACATTTGATGTGAGCAAAGTCACTACAGATCcagattgccatgaatgcaAATTAAACTTAAGAGATCCAGTTGAAAAAGATCTCATTATGTATTTGCATGCTTGGAAATATAAG GGTATTGGCTGGGAATATGAAACAGAACTGCCAGCTTGGGCTTTGAAAGATTCAGCTAGTGAAAAGTTGACATGA
- the LOC6642083 gene encoding RNA pseudouridylate synthase domain-containing protein 2, with protein sequence MQQNSAASCAWYLPWSLAAQQHQHQHKLLTMPFADKLGEAAPPGGIFAAHPQMQQQQHSPNTAAAPPANFQQPVLHPSAGAGAHFPIGSAYSFAPPPPHHLLNATQAANYQMFSPLPLNAYYPGATATAGHTHTHTPTAAAFGGIPVAHQQALLAAAVAASAGSAGSGPGPAAPHAALQQQASQVPVPVPVPSVVQRPSQPACALVQSLNCMPQELQHLSSINLSLSGVMANLGNHNPAAAAAAAAAAGLTPIKVLPNTALPINRKLTSPIDAEKLKLKVPEKRKTEDSDQLKDLKKAKLETKALKAKRPGFTDERYQETSYYMENGLRKVYPYYFTFTTFTKGRWVGEKILDIFSREFRAHPAEEYERCIQTGTLTVNFEKVPIDYRLKHNDLLANIVHRHEVPVTCQPITIVHMDEDIVVVNKPASIPVHPCGRYRHNTVVFILAKEFNLKNLRTIHRLDRLTSGLLLFGRSPKKARQMEQQIRNRQVEKEYICRVEGIFPDGIVECKEPIEVVSYKIGVCKVSPRGKDCTTTFQKLSQNGKTSVVLCKPLTGRMHQIRVHLQYLGYPILNDPLYNHEVFGPLKGRSGDIGGKTDDELIRDLINIHNAENWLGIDCDSDISLFKNTKDETDRESLSSDQTSAIHQSDDDGGINSRETTPPCSESIQQQTTNSVKQHLEHPNTSRSQIEYSSTSDDTISPESHNCNNVEDSIDVGLKSDKITIDKHCYECKVHYRDPKAKDLVMYLHAWKYKGPGWEYETELPSWGRTDWQDVESA encoded by the exons ATGCAACAAAACTCAGCCGCATCGTGTGCTTGGTATCTGCCATGGTCACTGGCGGCCCAACAGCACCAGCATCAGCACAAGCTGTTAACCATGCCTTTTGCGGATAAATTGGGTGAGGCAGCGCCACCGGGTGGCATATTCGCGGCCCATCCGCAgatgcaacaacagcagcattCACCAAACACGGCTGCAGCACCGCCGGCGAATTTCCAGCAACCAGTATTGCATCCTAGTGCTGGGGCGGGTGCCCATTTTCCCATCGGTTCGGCCTACAGTTttgcaccaccaccacctcaCCACCTACTTAATGCCACTCAGGCGGCAAACTATCAAATGTTTTCCCCCTTGCCATTGAATGCCTACTATCCGGGAGCCACAGCCACAGCTGGACACACGCATACGCATACGCCGACTGCTGCCGCATTTGGAGGAATTCCTGTTGCCCATCAGCAGGCTCTgttggcagcggcggtggctGCTTCAGCCGGATCCGCTGGCTCCGGACCTGGACCTGCTGCTCCGCATGCCGCTTTGCAGCAGCAGGCGTCACAAGTGCCTGTGCCGGTGCCAGTTCCCAGCGTAGTCCAGCGACCATCACAGCCAGCATGCGCTTTGGTTCAGTCGCTAAATTGCATGCCTCAAGAACTTCAACATCTCTCGTCCATTAATCTCAGTTTGAGTGGTGTAATGGCCAACCTGGGAAACCACAATCCCGCCGcagctgccgctgccgccgctgctgctggtcTAACACCAATCAAAGTGTTGCCAAATACCGCATTGCCGATTAATCGAAAG ctCACATCACCAATTGATgcagaaaaattgaaattaaaagtaCCAGAGAAACGTAAAACTGAGGACAGTGATCAGCTAAAGGATCTGAAAAag GCTAAACTTGAAACTAAAGCCTTGAAAGCTAAAAGACCGGGATTCACCGATGAACGATATCAAGAGACTTCCTATTACATGGAAAATG GTCTTCGAAAAGTCTATCCGTATTATTTTACTTTTACAACCTTTACAAAGGGGCGCTGGGTTGGCGAGAAAATCCTTGACATATTTTCAAGAGAATTTCGGGCTCATCCGGCTGAGGAATATGAACGTTGCATACAGACAGGCACTTTGACcgttaattttgaaaaagttCCCATTGACTATCGGTTAAAGCATAATGATTTGCTAGCTAATATTGTACACAG ACACGAAGTACCCGTAACTTGTCAACCAATCACAATTGTGCATATGGACGAAGACATTGTGGTTGTAAATAAGCCGGCATCTATACCC GTACATCCATGTGGTCGGTATAGACACAATACTGTAGTCTTTATACTTGCCAAAGAGTTTAATCTCAAGAATCTACGTACCATACATCGACTTGATCGTCTGACATCGGGTCTATTGCTATTTGGACGAAGTCCCAAGAAGGCACGTCAAATGGAGCAACAAATACGCAATAGACAAGTGGAAAAAGAATATATCTGCCGAGTTGAGGGAATTTTTCCAGA TGGCATTGTGGAGTGTAAAGAGCCCATTGAGGTGGTTAGCTATAAAATTGGTGTTTGCAAAGTTTCACCAAGAGGCAAGGATTGTACCACAACGTTCCAAAAACTCTCACAGAATGGGAAAACTAGTGTGGTACTTTGTAAGCCACTGACTGGACGTATGCATCAGATACGAGTACATTTGCAATATTTGG GCTATCCTATACTGAATGATCCGCTGTATAATCATGAGGTATTTGGCCCATTAAAAGGACGATCTGGTGATATTGGTGGCAAGACGGATGACGAGTTAATACGCGATCTCATTAATATACATAATGCTGAAAATTGGTTGGGCATTGACTGTGATTCCGATATATCACTATTCAAGAATACTAAAGACGAAACAGATCGTGAGAGTCTAAGCAGTGATCAAACATCAG cCATACATCAAAGTGACGACGATGGGGGTATTAACTCTCGTGAAACTACTCCACCGTGTTCAGAGAGTATACAACAACAGACAACAAATAGTGTTAAGCAACATCTGGAACATCCCAATACCAGCAGATCACAAATAGAGTATTCATCTACATCGGATGATACGATTTCACCAGAATCTCATAACTGCAACAATGTAGAAGACTCCATTGATGTGGGCTTGAAGTCAGATAAAATAACTATTGATAAGCATTGTTATGAATGTAAAGTTCACTATCGTGATCCAAAGGCCAAGGATCTAGTAATGTATCTGCATGCCTGGAAATATAAG GGTCCTGGCTGGGAGTATGAAACTGAATTGCCGAGTTGGGGACGCACAGATTGGCAAGATGTGGAATCAGCTTAA